Sequence from the Magallana gigas chromosome 4, xbMagGiga1.1, whole genome shotgun sequence genome:
ctatgttcacagttctatcatctctatcagtataaactagatcctcactccttgtcactgctatgtcctgTGGATCGTTCCCcgacttggtttggactgacttcacttCTTTCCCACTGAGGTTGTACAGTCTCATGATGTTGTCATGACCACACGTCCACATCtcctcatcactcagacaggacacactgtCTAATCCTGTACCCTCggtgtttatctgtgtgatgatccgtggtacatcaatgagcggtctgtccgggggagaggactcagcaccgggagattccatggtgtagccatgttcttctgttttgatagatgacgctgacagagaaccaaactgttgataaagctgttctttgttgatcttatgaggggtaaaacttggtaaggacactgtgagtttaggaggcaatctactgaattcatcattcctggatttgtaggcagagacacggctgacatcattggagtccagtaacGTCTTCAGTTCAGCAATGGTCTGTGTGATTTTAGAAATggtgtgtttaatttcatcttcctgtttgtcTAAGACAGCCAGGTGTTTGGTGTCCATTTCCTCCACGTTAgatttcatgtttctgataatggtgtttatttctctgtgcaagtcttctccatgtttgtcgaTTTCTGTTGTCAATTTCTGGGAGTTTTCATTCAGAGCAGATTTCTGGACTGAGATAATGATTGCAATCTCTTGGTATTTAGGATAAATGGATTTCTCTAGTTCacgtaattttttttgaatgatttcTTTCTTGTTGTCCATGGTTTtagttatttcaataaattgatGGCCATTGTGTTCTTCAGAAGAAAGACATGgtgcacaaataggaatgtcacattgcTCACAGTAATGCTCACATATTTTTGAGGGATGTTTTTGACACTTTGGAGTATATCCCCTCTTCTCAAATGGTACCACTTTGTGTTCTGTGGATAAATCTGATATATGGTCCCCCTCACAAGCTTTACACAGATATTTGTTACAAATGacacagtacataggggggcccggggtctcacagagatgacaccgtaacacatcctgaagGCTGTACTCAGGGTCCATGGTCAGACACTTTGATgggattttaaaagatattctgAAGAAAGAAATAGATCACTAATACGTTATCATATTtcagtaaattatttaattatgtcCATATAATTTGCATGTTGAAAATGCACACGTATACAATAGTTCGAGTTTCTTGGTGAAGAGCTTTTTaacgcatttttaaaaatttaatctaGTTTGAATTTTGGGAAAATGAAGTAGTAACTTATAAGTTTAActaattgaaaaacaaacctctacaaaaatcaaacatgGCGATTACGGTATGTTTCTTCCTG
This genomic interval carries:
- the LOC117682076 gene encoding tripartite motif-containing protein 3-like; this encodes MDPEYSLQDVLRCHLCETPGPPMYCVICNKYLCKACEGDHISDLSTEHKVVPFEKRGYTPKCQKHPSKICEHYCEQCDIPICAPCLSSEEHNGHQFIEITKTMDNKKEIIQKKLRELEKSIYPKYQEIAIIISVQKSALNENSQKLTTEIDKHGEDLHREINTIIRNMKSNVEEMDTKHLAVLDKQEDEIKHTISKITQTIAELKTLLDSNDVSRVSAYKSRNDEFSRLPPKLTVSLPSFTPHKINKEQLYQQFGSLSASSIKTEEHGYTMESPGAESSPPDRPLIDVPRIITQINTEGTGLDSVSCLSDEEMWTCGHDNIMRLYNLSGKEVKSVQTKSGNDPQDIAVTRSEDLVYTDRDDRTVNIVKIKKIKTVIRLQWWRPRGVCSTSSGDLLVVMVSDDNKQTKVVRYSVSTEKQSIQYDDKGQPLYSSGGLYNNKYISENRNLDICVSDNDAGEVVVVNQAGKLRFTYTGSPSTIKGSFYPHGITTDSQGRILTADRTNDHIHILDQDGQFLRYIDNCHLQDPRGLCVDTRDNLFVTEWSTGKVKKIQYNM